The Streptomyces sp. NBC_00344 genome includes a window with the following:
- a CDS encoding branched-chain amino acid aminotransferase: MTTPTIELKPSSDPLSDAEREAILVNPGFGRHFTDNMVTIKWTEGRGWHDAQLGPYAPLSIDPATSVLHYAQEIFEGLKAYRQPDGSVATFRPEANARRFQASARRMAMAELPVETFIAACDALVQQDKAWVPAHGGEESLYLRPFMIATEVGLGVRPSNEYLFVVIASPAGAYFAGGVKPVSIWLSEDRVRAVPGGVGDAKTGGNYAASLLAQAEAAAKGCDQVAYLDAVEHKWVEELGGMNLYFVYGNKIITPELTGSLLAGVTRDSLLAVARDLGYESGEGRVSIDQWRRDSENGTLTEVFACGTAAVITPVGTVKSNGGEWEQGTGEPGEVTVRLRKALLDIQRGVSEDKHGWMHPLG; encoded by the coding sequence ATGACGACGCCCACGATCGAGCTGAAGCCCTCCTCTGATCCGCTGTCCGACGCGGAGCGGGAGGCGATTCTGGTCAACCCCGGCTTCGGCCGCCACTTCACCGACAACATGGTGACGATCAAGTGGACGGAGGGGCGCGGCTGGCATGACGCTCAGCTCGGCCCCTATGCCCCCCTGTCCATCGACCCGGCGACCAGCGTCCTGCACTACGCGCAGGAGATCTTCGAGGGGCTCAAGGCATACCGGCAGCCCGACGGATCCGTCGCCACCTTCCGGCCCGAGGCCAACGCCAGGCGTTTCCAGGCGTCCGCGCGCCGGATGGCCATGGCGGAGCTGCCGGTCGAGACCTTCATCGCCGCATGCGACGCGCTGGTCCAGCAGGACAAGGCATGGGTGCCCGCGCATGGCGGCGAGGAGTCGCTCTACCTACGCCCGTTCATGATCGCCACCGAGGTCGGGCTGGGCGTGCGGCCGTCCAACGAGTATCTCTTCGTCGTCATCGCGTCGCCGGCCGGCGCGTACTTCGCCGGTGGGGTCAAGCCGGTCTCGATCTGGCTTTCCGAGGACCGGGTCCGCGCGGTCCCCGGCGGCGTGGGCGACGCGAAGACCGGCGGCAACTACGCCGCGTCCCTGCTGGCCCAGGCCGAGGCCGCGGCGAAGGGCTGCGACCAGGTCGCCTATCTCGATGCCGTCGAGCACAAGTGGGTCGAGGAACTGGGCGGCATGAACCTGTACTTCGTGTACGGGAACAAGATCATCACCCCGGAGCTCACCGGTTCCCTCCTCGCGGGTGTCACCCGTGACTCCCTGCTCGCCGTCGCCCGCGATCTCGGCTATGAGTCAGGGGAGGGCCGCGTCTCCATCGACCAGTGGCGCCGTGACAGCGAGAACGGCACGCTCACCGAGGTCTTCGCCTGCGGGACGGCCGCGGTCATCACCCCCGTCGGTACGGTCAAGTCCAACGGCGGCGAGTGGGAGCAGGGGACCGGCGAACCGGGAGAGGTCACCGTGCGGCTGCGCAAGGCGTTGCTGGACATCCAGCGGGGTGTGAGCGAGGACAAGCACGGCTGGATGCATCCGCTGGGCTGA
- a CDS encoding 3-isopropylmalate dehydrogenase, with product MSRSLNLAVIPGDGIGREVVAQGLKVLNAILPSDVKLESKEYDLGAQRWHRTGETLPDAELEALKQHDAILLGAIGDPSVPSGVLERGLLLKLRFAFDHFVNLRPSKLFPNTASPLAGSPEIDFIVVREGTEGPYTGNGGSLRTGTPAEIATEVSVNTAYGVERVVRDAFARAQARPRKKLTLVHKNNVLVYAGHMWKNIFDKVAQEFPDVSTDYLHVDAATIFFVTQPERFDVIVTDNLFGDILTDLAAAVTGGIGLAASGNINPTGTFPSMFEPVHGSAPDIAGTGKADPTATILSVALLLRHLGHETEAVRIEEAVSADLAERDGTPRTTDEIGDALAVRVAG from the coding sequence ATGTCTCGCAGCCTCAATCTCGCAGTGATCCCCGGTGACGGTATCGGCCGGGAGGTCGTGGCTCAGGGCCTCAAGGTCCTGAACGCGATCCTTCCCTCCGATGTGAAGCTGGAGAGCAAGGAGTACGACCTCGGCGCCCAGCGCTGGCACCGCACCGGTGAGACCCTCCCGGATGCGGAGCTGGAGGCGCTGAAGCAGCACGACGCGATTCTGCTCGGTGCGATCGGTGACCCCTCCGTGCCGTCGGGCGTCCTGGAGCGCGGTCTGCTGCTGAAGCTCCGCTTCGCGTTCGATCACTTCGTCAACCTGCGCCCGTCGAAGCTCTTTCCGAACACAGCCAGCCCGCTGGCCGGCAGTCCGGAGATCGACTTCATCGTCGTCCGTGAGGGCACCGAGGGCCCGTACACCGGCAACGGTGGGAGCCTCCGCACCGGCACCCCGGCGGAGATCGCCACCGAGGTCAGCGTCAACACCGCGTACGGCGTGGAGCGCGTGGTCCGGGACGCCTTTGCCCGCGCCCAGGCGCGGCCGCGCAAGAAGCTGACGCTGGTCCACAAGAACAACGTCCTGGTGTACGCGGGCCACATGTGGAAGAACATCTTCGACAAGGTCGCCCAGGAGTTCCCGGACGTCAGCACCGACTATCTGCACGTCGACGCCGCGACGATCTTCTTCGTCACCCAGCCCGAGCGCTTCGACGTGATCGTCACCGACAATCTCTTCGGTGACATCCTCACCGACCTCGCCGCTGCCGTGACCGGCGGCATCGGCCTGGCGGCCTCCGGCAACATCAACCCGACGGGTACCTTCCCGTCGATGTTCGAGCCGGTGCACGGTTCGGCGCCCGACATCGCGGGCACCGGCAAGGCCGACCCGACGGCCACGATTCTCTCCGTCGCCCTCCTCCTGCGTCACCTCGGCCACGAGACCGAGGCGGTCCGCATCGAGGAAGCCGTCTCCGCCGACCTGGCCGAGCGTGACGGCACCCCGCGCACCACCGACGAGATCGGCGACGCGCTCGCGGTACGAGTAGCGGGCTGA
- a CDS encoding S1 family peptidase, with the protein MVRRVRVLLLTALLLVTGSVMSSAPASAVIGGSKSTYAPWAVRMLVDGKPECTGTAVAPQWIISASHCFFEQAEPIADKRISFRVGSLDMRKGITVHPVLRGRVGSARADMMLIKVPPMKVRTARLATAGVHPGQAVRQYGWGATCTGDENTCQSPVLKQSDLRVLRPDAPRCDGYTVPGGSDFCMAKVSGVPAGGDSGGPVMSIAPRGTETLLGVFDSSDREKTAGAGEISQQLAWISSVIRG; encoded by the coding sequence ATGGTGCGTCGCGTTCGTGTGCTGCTGTTGACCGCCTTACTGCTGGTGACGGGATCGGTGATGTCGTCGGCCCCGGCCTCCGCCGTCATCGGCGGATCGAAGAGCACGTATGCCCCGTGGGCGGTGCGCATGCTCGTCGACGGCAAACCGGAGTGCACCGGGACGGCGGTGGCCCCCCAGTGGATCATCAGTGCCTCGCACTGCTTCTTCGAGCAGGCGGAGCCGATCGCCGACAAGCGGATCTCGTTCCGGGTCGGCAGCCTCGACATGCGGAAGGGCATCACGGTTCACCCGGTGCTCCGCGGACGTGTGGGAAGTGCGCGGGCCGACATGATGCTCATCAAGGTCCCGCCGATGAAAGTCCGCACGGCACGCCTGGCCACGGCCGGTGTCCACCCCGGCCAGGCTGTGCGGCAGTACGGCTGGGGTGCCACCTGCACCGGGGACGAGAACACCTGCCAGTCCCCCGTGCTCAAGCAGTCGGACCTGCGGGTCCTGCGGCCGGACGCCCCCCGTTGCGACGGCTACACCGTGCCGGGCGGCTCGGACTTCTGCATGGCGAAGGTCTCCGGGGTTCCCGCCGGCGGGGATTCCGGGGGCCCGGTGATGAGCATCGCCCCGCGCGGCACTGAAACCCTTCTCGGCGTCTTCGACAGCTCCGACCGGGAGAAGACCGCCGGGGCCGGCGAGATCTCCCAGCAGCTCGCCTGGATCAGCTCGGTCATCCGGGGATAG